One window of Thermococcus sp. JdF3 genomic DNA carries:
- the ftsZ gene encoding cell division protein FtsZ has translation MLKLIEDAIERTSAGLNKVPEAQAPQTDIDEELKRILEQIQAKINVVGVGGAGCNTINRMMQVGIEGAKVVAINTDAQDLLKVRAHRKILIGKELTRGLGAGNNPKMGEEAAKESERDIREALEGADMVFITCGLGGGTGTGAAPVVAEIAKKMGALTVSVVTLPFTVEGIRRIKNAEYGLERLRKNSDTVIVIPNDKLMEVAPNLPIHMAFKVADEILVQAVKGITELITKPGLVNLDFNDVRAVMKDGGVAMIGIGESDSEKRALEAAQQALNSPLLDVDISGAKGALISISGSDVKLEEAQQIIELVTSKLDPEAQVIWGIQLDEELEKMIRILIVVTGVSSPYAVAEEEPGYYGEEQERKVIKLDLEEL, from the coding sequence ATGCTGAAGCTGATTGAAGATGCCATTGAAAGAACCTCCGCCGGCCTCAACAAGGTGCCGGAGGCCCAGGCCCCCCAGACTGACATTGATGAGGAGCTCAAGAGGATTCTTGAGCAGATTCAGGCTAAGATTAATGTCGTTGGTGTCGGCGGTGCCGGCTGTAACACCATTAACAGGATGATGCAGGTTGGTATTGAGGGCGCGAAGGTTGTCGCAATAAACACGGACGCCCAGGACCTCCTCAAGGTTCGCGCTCACAGGAAGATACTCATCGGTAAGGAACTCACCCGCGGCCTCGGAGCCGGGAACAACCCCAAGATGGGAGAAGAGGCTGCCAAAGAGAGCGAGAGGGACATCAGGGAGGCCCTCGAAGGAGCGGACATGGTCTTCATCACCTGCGGTCTCGGTGGAGGTACCGGCACCGGTGCTGCCCCGGTCGTTGCCGAGATAGCCAAGAAGATGGGCGCCCTCACGGTCTCCGTCGTCACCCTCCCGTTCACGGTTGAGGGCATCAGGAGGATAAAGAACGCCGAGTACGGCCTGGAGAGGCTCAGGAAGAACAGCGACACCGTCATAGTCATCCCGAACGACAAGCTCATGGAGGTTGCCCCGAACCTGCCGATCCACATGGCATTCAAGGTCGCCGACGAGATACTCGTCCAGGCCGTTAAGGGCATCACCGAGCTCATCACCAAGCCGGGTCTCGTGAACCTCGACTTCAACGACGTCAGGGCCGTCATGAAGGACGGCGGCGTCGCCATGATAGGTATCGGTGAGAGCGACAGCGAGAAGAGGGCTTTGGAGGCCGCCCAGCAGGCACTCAACAGCCCGCTCCTCGACGTAGATATAAGCGGTGCCAAGGGCGCTTTAATAAGCATCAGCGGAAGCGACGTCAAGCTCGAGGAGGCCCAGCAGATAATCGAGCTGGTCACCAGCAAGCTCGACCCCGAGGCCCAGGTTATCTGGGGAATCCAGCTCGACGAGGAGCTGGAGAAGATGATCCGCATCCTCATCGTGGTCACCGGCGTCAGCTCACCCTACGCGGTGGCTGAGGAGGAGCCGGGTTACTACGGTGAGGAGCAGGAGAGAAAAGTTATTAAGCTCGACCTTGAGGAGCTTTGA
- a CDS encoding D-aminoacyl-tRNA deacylase — protein sequence MKVIMTTRVDPASMNIMRKLIENFGFRETGKEFDGNPVYSKDDTLILTTNDEMIYYDGLDGAINSQLGIHPEIIVFASRHSSKQKLPALTTHVTGNWGNAMYGGKDESLAVAQPAAMKLALMKMDELNDLGWTVCYEATHHGPSELNVPSLFIEIGSSEEEWVNDRAGEIIAETIIHVLEHYKTARFPVAIGIGGGHYAPKQTKRALETDIAFSHIAPKYAHPVKEELLLRAIERTHGEVDAIYVDWKGSRGETRQLARSLAEELGLEFIRD from the coding sequence ATGAAGGTTATAATGACCACCAGGGTTGATCCGGCATCCATGAACATAATGAGAAAACTCATCGAGAACTTCGGCTTCAGGGAGACGGGGAAAGAGTTTGACGGCAATCCCGTCTATTCAAAGGACGACACCCTTATCCTCACGACGAACGATGAGATGATATACTACGACGGACTCGATGGGGCTATAAACAGTCAGCTGGGGATTCACCCAGAGATAATAGTATTCGCCTCGCGCCACTCCAGCAAGCAGAAGCTTCCCGCACTTACCACCCACGTCACCGGGAACTGGGGAAACGCGATGTACGGGGGGAAAGACGAGAGCCTCGCCGTAGCCCAGCCCGCGGCCATGAAGCTTGCCCTCATGAAAATGGACGAGCTCAACGACCTCGGATGGACCGTCTGCTACGAGGCAACGCACCACGGCCCCAGCGAGCTCAACGTGCCGAGCCTGTTTATTGAGATAGGCTCGAGTGAGGAGGAGTGGGTCAACGACAGGGCGGGGGAGATAATAGCCGAGACGATAATTCATGTGCTTGAACATTACAAGACGGCCAGGTTCCCGGTTGCCATCGGCATAGGCGGCGGGCACTACGCCCCAAAACAGACCAAGAGGGCACTCGAGACGGACATAGCGTTCAGCCACATAGCCCCTAAGTACGCCCACCCCGTTAAGGAGGAGCTTCTCCTCAGGGCCATCGAAAGAACACATGGAGAAGTCGATGCCATTTACGTTGACTGGAAGGGCAGCAGGGGAGAAACCAGGCAGCTGGCTAGGAGCCTGGCCGAGGAACTGGGCTTGGAGTTCATACGTGACTGA
- a CDS encoding TAXI family TRAP transporter solute-binding subunit, whose product MRKFVSIGLVAALLFAVVMAGCISPGGETSSTTGPTESYSVEIYTGGTSGVYYPLGSAYANILNQYSKDETGIKIEARAVTSGASVANAQAIGDGRAQAAIMQNDVAYYAFHGTTLEAFQGKAVTKIRGVAALYPETIQFVVKADSNIKTLEDLKGKKVAVGAAGSGTAVAAQQILEAAGVWDDVDKVYLKFSEAAQQLKLGQIDAAVIVSGAPTPAIDQIAVQTPVRVLPIGEDILKELKNQGYIFYVSQTLPKDTYKGMTEDTPTLAVKAVLVVSADVPDDVVYAMTRLLFLHVDELRQVHAKAQYISFDTALDGMSIPLHPGAVKYYEEKGKTVPDELKP is encoded by the coding sequence ATGAGAAAGTTTGTCTCAATCGGATTGGTTGCCGCTTTGCTTTTTGCGGTTGTTATGGCCGGATGTATAAGCCCTGGAGGAGAAACCAGCTCCACCACCGGCCCGACTGAAAGCTACTCTGTGGAGATATACACCGGAGGAACCAGCGGTGTTTACTACCCGCTCGGCTCGGCCTACGCCAACATCCTCAACCAGTACAGCAAAGATGAAACCGGAATAAAGATTGAGGCCAGGGCCGTCACCAGCGGCGCCAGCGTCGCCAACGCCCAGGCCATAGGCGATGGTAGGGCCCAGGCGGCCATAATGCAGAACGATGTCGCTTACTACGCCTTCCACGGCACCACCCTCGAGGCGTTCCAGGGCAAGGCAGTCACCAAGATCCGCGGTGTCGCTGCCCTCTATCCAGAGACCATCCAGTTCGTTGTTAAGGCCGACAGCAACATAAAGACCCTCGAGGATCTCAAGGGCAAGAAGGTTGCGGTTGGAGCTGCGGGAAGCGGTACCGCGGTGGCCGCCCAGCAGATACTTGAGGCTGCAGGCGTCTGGGATGATGTTGACAAGGTCTACCTCAAGTTCAGTGAGGCCGCCCAGCAGCTCAAGCTCGGCCAGATCGACGCCGCGGTCATAGTCTCGGGCGCCCCAACCCCTGCCATCGACCAGATAGCAGTCCAGACTCCAGTCAGGGTTCTCCCGATAGGTGAGGACATCCTCAAGGAACTCAAGAACCAAGGGTACATATTCTACGTCAGCCAGACCCTTCCAAAGGACACCTACAAGGGCATGACTGAAGACACGCCAACCCTCGCCGTCAAGGCCGTTCTCGTGGTCAGTGCCGACGTCCCGGATGATGTCGTGTACGCCATGACCAGGCTCCTCTTCCTCCACGTTGACGAGCTCAGACAGGTTCACGCCAAGGCGCAGTACATAAGCTTCGACACGGCCCTCGATGGTATGAGCATCCCGCTCCACCCCGGGGCAGTCAAGTACTATGAGGAGAAGGGCAAGACCGTCCCCGATGAACTAAAGCCGTGA
- a CDS encoding DUF1850 domain-containing protein — protein MSRKTLSFFAIILVFILPFLPVKAVEITVGDESHFYPLGSAIEISYIHSVERSRVVEVLVANDSGFYAVEMRWKDFGAGLPEDIQNLTDGFYVKKTRDYLGREFRYWFIPINHANITVDGSPVIVDSDGGRQVIVDFRIRRVPLIMKLIGRW, from the coding sequence TTGAGCCGGAAAACTCTTTCTTTTTTTGCAATCATCCTTGTATTCATTCTGCCCTTTCTTCCGGTTAAAGCGGTTGAGATAACCGTCGGTGATGAATCCCACTTCTATCCCCTCGGCTCCGCGATCGAGATATCCTACATCCACAGCGTTGAGCGGAGCAGGGTGGTGGAGGTGCTCGTTGCCAACGACAGCGGTTTTTACGCCGTCGAGATGAGGTGGAAGGACTTCGGGGCGGGTCTCCCCGAGGACATCCAGAACCTGACGGACGGCTTTTACGTGAAGAAGACCCGCGATTACCTCGGGAGGGAATTCCGCTACTGGTTCATCCCGATAAACCACGCGAACATCACCGTGGACGGCTCTCCCGTCATTGTGGACTCTGACGGTGGGAGGCAGGTCATCGTGGATTTCCGCATCAGGCGTGTTCCGCTCATAATGAAACTCATTGGGAGGTGGTAA
- a CDS encoding TRAP transporter permease encodes MAEEPSVDVVEMEEVVIERTRTLPPRLEFVVKVAAVLIGLYEILFIFNFNYTLYDLFQRLGVELEFLRITFQPKQGEAFVMAMLMVITFLLYPIRKREKYFRKVFSYDYIMGAAGVVSMLYLFAVYERYILTSSLNQTDVIFGLLAIIMVIEATRRVLGWVLPMIVVLFLLYGIYAINYDWTRFVQQLYFDEGIFGIPFFVMTIYVFAFIFFGAFLLRIGVSDYITEFMISLFGKRPGGPAKSAVISSALMGTVSGSSVANVLTTGTFTIPLMKKAGYPPEIAGAVEPVASTGGQLMPPIMGAAAFIMAEFLNLPYNKIIIAAVLPALVYYGGVYLFIDLETKRLGLKGMAAEAFKTMAYFLRKLYILLPIVVITVALVWGIAPQIAAISSLGVAIWVAWISRDEIYGNEKLYVAFALLATLLMFLSKDVGKQTSMVLLAMFLLLAALGVMKKGVAFNEKFYITSLFLLFIALTKYLGMGKEQIVLMTGVFGIVFSILVGYRSALDSGKMMYRATYEAMIDAGKTSVSVMLAAASAGLIQGVLTMTGELTNIGYRLISLTHGNLWLLLLLTMVFSLILGMGVPTTANYIITSLVAAPAIYMLVRNIEPYNQPVPGYTVLIAMLAAHFFVFYFGILADVTPPVALASYAGSAIAGGDFWKTAINAVKYALAGYIGPYIYFTHPEMFLITVSEWTPAMIIRVLYYLVATLFVMYLLAIALTGFYSTKLKSWMRGVIGVLGLAGVTLNPIVIGAGVVAWLGLKFYGARFEKSAA; translated from the coding sequence GTGGCAGAAGAACCCAGTGTGGATGTTGTTGAGATGGAGGAGGTCGTGATAGAGAGGACGAGAACCCTGCCCCCGAGGCTGGAATTCGTGGTTAAGGTGGCGGCGGTGCTCATCGGCCTGTACGAAATCCTGTTCATCTTCAACTTCAACTACACGCTCTACGACCTATTCCAGCGCCTCGGTGTGGAGCTGGAGTTCCTGAGGATAACGTTCCAGCCCAAGCAGGGCGAGGCCTTCGTTATGGCAATGCTGATGGTGATAACCTTCCTCCTCTACCCGATACGCAAGAGGGAGAAGTACTTCCGGAAGGTTTTCTCCTACGACTACATCATGGGCGCCGCAGGAGTGGTTTCAATGCTCTACCTGTTCGCGGTCTATGAGCGCTACATACTGACGTCATCCCTGAACCAGACCGATGTGATCTTTGGCCTGCTGGCCATAATAATGGTCATCGAGGCAACAAGGCGCGTCCTCGGCTGGGTTCTGCCCATGATAGTCGTCCTTTTCCTTCTCTACGGAATCTACGCCATCAACTACGACTGGACCCGCTTCGTCCAGCAGCTCTACTTCGACGAGGGAATCTTCGGAATCCCGTTCTTCGTCATGACGATATACGTCTTCGCCTTCATATTCTTCGGTGCCTTCCTGCTGAGGATAGGCGTCAGCGACTACATCACCGAGTTCATGATAAGCCTCTTTGGAAAGAGGCCCGGCGGCCCGGCTAAGTCTGCGGTCATCTCAAGCGCCCTCATGGGAACGGTCAGCGGTTCAAGCGTTGCCAACGTCCTCACCACGGGAACCTTCACGATTCCCCTCATGAAGAAGGCCGGCTACCCGCCGGAGATAGCCGGAGCCGTCGAGCCGGTCGCATCAACCGGCGGCCAGCTGATGCCGCCGATAATGGGTGCGGCAGCCTTCATCATGGCCGAGTTCCTCAACCTGCCCTATAACAAAATCATTATCGCCGCCGTTCTGCCTGCCCTGGTCTACTATGGAGGAGTTTACCTCTTCATAGACCTCGAGACCAAGAGGCTCGGCCTGAAGGGCATGGCCGCCGAGGCATTCAAGACGATGGCCTACTTCCTGCGCAAGCTCTACATCCTCCTGCCGATAGTCGTCATCACAGTTGCCCTCGTGTGGGGAATAGCGCCCCAGATAGCCGCCATATCGTCGCTCGGAGTTGCAATATGGGTTGCATGGATATCAAGGGATGAAATATACGGGAACGAGAAGCTCTACGTCGCCTTTGCACTGCTGGCAACGCTGCTGATGTTCCTGAGCAAGGACGTTGGAAAGCAGACTTCCATGGTTCTCCTGGCCATGTTTCTCCTGCTGGCCGCACTTGGGGTCATGAAGAAGGGTGTTGCATTCAACGAGAAGTTCTACATAACCTCGCTCTTCCTGCTGTTCATAGCCCTGACCAAGTACCTCGGAATGGGCAAGGAGCAGATAGTTCTCATGACCGGCGTCTTTGGGATAGTCTTCTCAATCCTCGTCGGCTACCGTTCGGCACTCGACAGCGGCAAGATGATGTACCGTGCGACCTACGAGGCCATGATAGACGCCGGCAAAACCAGCGTCAGCGTCATGCTCGCGGCCGCCAGTGCGGGCCTCATTCAGGGTGTTCTCACGATGACCGGTGAGCTTACAAACATCGGCTACCGCCTCATCAGCCTTACCCACGGAAACCTCTGGCTGCTCCTCCTGCTCACGATGGTCTTCAGCCTCATACTTGGAATGGGTGTCCCCACGACCGCCAACTATATCATCACCTCGCTCGTCGCCGCCCCGGCAATCTACATGCTGGTCAGGAACATCGAACCCTACAACCAGCCGGTTCCCGGCTACACCGTCCTCATAGCCATGCTCGCGGCCCACTTCTTCGTGTTCTACTTCGGAATCCTTGCGGACGTCACCCCGCCGGTGGCCCTCGCCAGCTACGCGGGCTCCGCAATCGCGGGTGGGGACTTCTGGAAGACGGCCATAAACGCGGTGAAGTACGCGCTGGCGGGCTACATAGGGCCGTACATATACTTCACCCACCCCGAGATGTTCCTCATAACCGTCTCGGAGTGGACCCCGGCGATGATCATCCGGGTGCTCTACTACCTGGTGGCAACGCTCTTCGTCATGTACCTCCTGGCGATAGCGCTGACCGGCTTCTACAGCACGAAGCTCAAGTCCTGGATGCGCGGGGTAATCGGCGTCCTCGGCCTGGCCGGTGTGACCCTGAACCCCATCGTCATAGGGGCAGGAGTCGTGGCGTGGCTTGGCCTGAAGTTCTACGGGGCGAGGTTCGAGAAGAGCGCCGCTTAG
- a CDS encoding RNA ligase partner protein — MRFVLDTSIFVNPEIRGKFGDSPTEAMRAFLDYAEKLFGKIEFYMPPGIYREVMHFVDEEELLPEVELYIIKKPPNVHDIKIPAFVVYELIDDIRRRIDKGLRVAEKAVREGVIETDNVDRIIQKLRRNYRKALREGIVDSKEDFELILLAKELDATIVSADVGILTWAQKMGIKWIDAANFREVLEGLVDKLGEGKNL, encoded by the coding sequence ATGCGGTTCGTCCTCGACACGAGCATCTTCGTCAACCCCGAGATACGGGGAAAGTTCGGTGACAGTCCAACCGAGGCGATGCGGGCTTTTCTGGACTATGCCGAGAAGCTCTTCGGTAAAATAGAGTTCTACATGCCCCCGGGCATCTACAGGGAGGTTATGCATTTCGTCGATGAGGAGGAGCTCCTTCCCGAGGTCGAGCTGTACATAATCAAAAAGCCCCCGAACGTTCACGACATCAAAATCCCTGCCTTCGTCGTCTATGAGCTGATAGACGACATCCGGCGCAGGATCGACAAGGGACTCCGCGTCGCCGAGAAGGCCGTTCGTGAGGGTGTAATTGAGACGGACAACGTGGACAGGATAATTCAGAAACTCCGCAGAAACTACCGCAAAGCCCTCCGTGAGGGCATCGTGGACAGCAAGGAGGACTTTGAGCTGATTCTTCTCGCAAAGGAGCTCGACGCCACGATAGTCTCCGCCGACGTCGGCATACTCACCTGGGCGCAGAAGATGGGCATTAAATGGATAGACGCGGCCAACTTCAGGGAGGTCCTTGAGGGCTTGGTGGACAAACTGGGGGAAGGGAAAAATTTATAA